aaactcccttatacccttctcgGGGGGTAGGTAAAAAGAGGGTGTGACACCAAGAATATCTATTTtttaggttttccctcaaaccccaagttttttACAAATTTCCATGCCCAAATtcgtatataatcatgtatttaactcaaaactagcaTAAATTACGTACCttatgcttggtggtgaaaatggcacctcaaagttgctccaaaatcagctccaatggaagaaaatgaggttgaaatgaacccaatccccgatttaaaagaacctcactgcctccagcatttccgcacctgcggtcccttgaccgcttctgcagttccgcaggtgcgagccaCTGTACCGCTTTTGTGGTTTCCTCAAGGCTccccttttccgcttctgcgcctcGTCTACCGCAGGTGCGATCCCGCTTCTGCTTCTCCATGACCGTATTTGCGGTCTCTTCACTTCTGACCAAAACCGCATCTTCGGCCCAAAttttgcaggtgcggttatatCAGCAGCCAACAATCTTAGCGCTTCCAAAATtcccattttcgatccgttaaccactcgGAATCCACCCGAAGCCCTCGGGACCCctaccaatcataccaaccagtacCAAAACACATTTCGGACttgttcgaggcctcaaatcatatcaaacaatgctaaaatcatgaatcgacctccaattcAAGCTCTATGAACTctagaacttccaacttctactttcgatgtttaaacctagcaAATCACGTCcatttgacctcaaatttttcacacaagtcatattcaacattaaggacctactccaacttttgcaattggatttcgaccccgatatcaaaaagtccacttctggtcaaacttctcaaaaaaaacccttcaaatttctatctttagccaaatgacttcaaaatgacctacggacctccgaattcacttccgatcacgctcccaactccagaattaCCATACAGCGCTACTCCCAAACTCGgtatcccaaacggacatcgataacactgaaatgcacttcaagccaaacttataaaatttcttccaaaatgttaacttccacaataggcgccaaaatgctcacGGGACATCCAAAACCCAattcgagcatacgcccaagtccgaaatcataatacgaacctgctggaaccttcagatcccgattccgaggtcatttactctaaaatccaatcttagttaattcttccaacttaaagcttttaaaatgagaattctctttccaaatctactccggacttcccgaaattcaatttcgaccacgCGTACTGATAACTAGGGAGTTTGATaccttttatactccttcttgcttatgctttgattaggtGATACccatcaattaaccacctaggtgaaatTCATTACCCTAGTGCCTGTTAAATCATTTGAACAGCCATTTTTAGATTAACTCTTAGCTTtatctagttgcatttaccatttgtagttgataatagcaGAAGTAAaacgaaaaccccaaaaatgattagaagtgtaatttggaacacatatgcaatcctaaactagatagatacttaATTCCAAATTCTAGATttctatggaaatcgatcccgaccctaaattgGGTAAAATctgctccgaccctctctcgctactcaatagtagtgcggagtaggccgcgatcactttttggcgccattgctggggagctaacggttttggctatctatttagttagttttgtgtattgttcttctttccttctttgtcacTTACTTATTTGTGTCACAACTTAGGTACCAAATGGTAGCGAACAATGCTAacgaccctcttggaaatgtgattgcgggggaggatgtagatgatgtcggagatgatgaggtgactcttgtacctcaaggacaacgtagaggctgcCAGGCCAATGCAAATGATaataacaatattccagaccctcctccgccacctccaagagtggctctcAGGGTacttccgaaccaaggctatgcgagtgctattgtcccaccccaaaTCCGGTTGGGCAATTTTCAGATAACTAATGTGATATTGACCTTActagagcagcgtgggtacttcacgggcattgcaaatcaaaatgcttacaaacatcttaaggggttcgtggatacatgttgggggagcaagcagacaaatttttccgaggatgctcttaggttgagactcttcccattctcacttagatggaaggcattggattgggtcgagcaacttcccaaccattccatcactacttgggatgagttggcggataagttcattgctaaatttttctcaccggggcatatggcggcattgcgagatgagatattggctttcaagcaagagcccacagaacctttgcatgagatttgggagcgttatagaacaatggtgaaggaatgccccaacaatgatatgaccgaggctatgatacaACAAGCCTTCTACCGaggcatcaatacaacaaatcaatgcatagtgaaccaacttgttgggggcaactttatgaagatgtcgtatgatgaggcatatgatatacttgacgagatggctgacacttcttctgcatggcaaagtagagccaatgtgcctcaaggtgaccccacggttattcatttgcacaaggaattacatgatcatgggcaggctataacggagttgacaactactatgaaccaattggcaaagtcacaattgcaacaagtccaaaatccttgccaagtgaatgccatggagggtgtcaatatgcttgtcaacaaaagaaggcaacaaaatcaagagaattttgagcaatttgatgataactgtgatggatttcaaaatgatggctatgatgaacaaagtgaagaggttcaatatgtgaataattatcaaggccaacggggaaactcttccaaccaacaacaatgaagACCTCAagacaattggggcaatcaacaccaaggcaatggtaattggggcaatcaacaacaaaacaatggtaattgggggaacaacaaccaaaacaacaactgaggcaatcagaacaacaatcaaagcaaccaagggaattggaatagtaataacaataattggggtagcaataacaatcaaggtggatggaacaatggaaaccaaggaaatcgggggcaaggctttcaaaggcccccaatgtaccaacaatcgaacaatccacccccatttccatctcaaggtcctagttcttctggtaatgatatgagtagaattgaaatgatgttcgaacagatgatgaagaagaatgcagattcggatgcacagttggcttcccacaatacctctatcagaaatttggaggtacagttaggccaaatctcacagtctttaaatactcgccctaagggtgctctaccaagtgatacggtagtgaaccctaAGGGTGGAAACAATCATGTCATGGCggtaacaacaagaagtgggagaggcgatgatgtgaatgcctccaaacaaaagcaaatcttggatgatgatgttgagttgcaagaagatgaagtcccTTTGATAGTTCAAGATGTGGTTGAAGAAAatatgaacaatgaagtgaggattgatattcaagatgtcgaggtggaaactcaaaatgatgtgaacccatctagggaacacataatagacatgccagagtcggttgtgcctaaagccaaggctcttttgccaaggccacctccacattatcctcaaaggcttgcaaagcagAAAAATGATAATcagttcaaaaagttcattgatatgatgaagagcttgtccatcaatgtgcctttggtggaggctgtTGAAAAAATGCCgagctatgcaaaattcatgaaagacttggtcataAAGAAGCATTCTATAGATTGTAAAACTATAAAGATggctcaccaagttagtgctatagtgcattcaatggccccgaagcttgaagatcccggtgctttcaccattccttgcaccattgggagtgcgaattttgccaaggctctatgtgatttgggagctagtatcaatttgatgccctactcagtgtTCAAAACCttgggtattgggaaacctaggtcgacttccatgaggttacaaatagcggatagatcgatgaagagaccattgggtattattgatgatgtgcttttctgtgtggacaaatttatcttgccatcTAACTTTGTGATGTTGGACTacgaagttccaatcatattgggaagacctttcctagctacggggaagacattggtagatgtggaagcaggggaactcaccttccgggtgggtgatgaaaaggtggtttttcatgtgtgcaagtctatGAAGCACCCAACattaccgaggtgtgctcttttgttgacctcgtcacaacagtgataattgatgacaccagtgcaatgatcaatgtggaggacccattggaggccgtattgCTAAATCCTGATGTCAATaaggatgcaagccgagtggagtaTGCGAATTCTTTACATGatatgggctcttattcttatgagcctaggaaattgtctttggatcttgggAATAGAAAGACTCCGCCaactaaaccttcaattgaggagcgtccagtgttggagttgaaaccactgcctacacacctcaggtatgagttcttaggctcaaattctactttgccagctattctttcttcataccttaccaacatgcaggttgatgccatattGGCGGTGCTTTAAAAGCGAAAAAATGCAATTGGATAGACTTTaactgatattcggggaataagccccacattctatatgcacaagattattctggaagatgatgtaaaaccttccttggagcatcaaaggaggttgaacgaggcaatgcaagaagttataaaaaaggaggtgatcaagtggttggatgttggggttgtgtaccccatctctgatagctcttggacttcaccggtgcaatgtgtactgaagtagggtggcatgaccgtggttacaaattctcaaaatgagttgattcctacaagaacaatcactggttggagggtatgcatggactaccgaaagttgaataaagtgacccgcaaggatcacttccctttgcctttccttgaccaaatgttagaccgacttgctgggtgtgccttctattgcttcttggatgggtattctaggtataaccaaatcttgatttctccagaagatcaggagaagaccatattcacttgtccatatggcacttttgctttctctaggatgccttttgggttgtgtaatacaccggctacattccagcggtgtatgatggtcaTTTTCACCGACAtagtggaagacattttggaggtgttcatggacgattttagtgttgtgggggattcatttgatgagtgcttgaataatcttgatagggtgttggcccattgtgaagaaaccaatcttgtcctcaattgggagaaatgccactttatggtggaagaaggaatagctcttgggcataaaattttgaagcatggtattgaggtagataaagcaaagatcgatatgatttcaaggctccctcccccacatctatcaagggagttcgaagttttcttgggcatgcggggttctaccggagatttatcaaagacttttcataggtagtgaatcccttgtgcaagttgttggaaaaaaaaTGCTAAGTTCGCGTTTGATGACAAGtctatgcaagcctttgaacttctcaagcataagttgaccaccactcctatcattaccgcgccTAATTGGATCTTGCCctttgaactcatgtgtgatgcgactGATGTTGttgttggggcggttttgggtcaaagagtgaacaaaatgtttcatctggtgacaatgcgagcaagacaatgaatgatgctcaagtgaactacacggtgaccaagaaagaacttttggctattgtgtttgctatggaaaaattccggccgtatcttatgggtgctaaggttattattcataccgatcatgccgcactacgggacttgatgacaaagaaggactCCAAacctagactgatgcgatgggtcttgttacttcaagagtttgatttggagattgtggataggaagggtagtgagaaccaagtggcgggccacttgtcccacttggaggaggaggggagatcgtgatggcctagagatcaacgATTCATTAcctgacgaacaactcctttcggtgtcgatgaatgatatgccatggtttgcggatgttgctaatttccttgtgactggtataatcccgtgtgagctcttttctaaccaaaggaagaagctcaagcgggatagtttggatttctattgggatgagccgtacttgtttaagatttgcacggatggtgtgatccgaaggtgtgtcccgaaggaagagcaattgagtatcttggaggcttgtcattcctctccctatagtGGCCATCATGGCCGGGCTAGGACGAcctctaaagttcttagttgtgggttttattggccaactttgttaaAAGATGCGGGAGATTTAGTGAAGAGATGAGACGAATGCCAAAGAACGGgcggaatttcgaagaaagatgagatgcctctcaatactatccttgaggttgatatttttgatgtatggggcattgatttcatgggcccatttgttagctcttgtgggaacacttatattcttgtggcggttgactatgtttcaaagtgggttgaagccgtagctttgcccaacaatgaggcctggAGTGCTGTTAcatttcttaagaagagcatttttacaaggtttggtactcctcgggCAATCATAAGTGCTGGGGGATctatttttgcaatagagctttcgacactttgctttcaaagtatgatgtcaatcacaaagtttatactccctatcatcctcaagtaAGTGGTAAATTTGAAGTCttcaacagggaaatcaaaagcatattgtcaaagacagtcaatgcacataggaccgattggtcaaagaagttggatgacgctctatgggcttataggactgcttacaagactctgattggtatgtcttcgtatcggttggtgtttgggaaagctttccattctaccggttgagttatagcacaaggccatgtgggctttgaggaagctaaatcttgagtgggatgttgcagccaatcttcgtgtagagcagctcaatgaacttgatgaattcagattccatgcctactccagttcatccttgtataaggacaagatgaagtaccttcatgataaatatgctcgtggaaaggagttcaaagtaggtgatttggttctcttgttcaactcccggttacgtctgtttccgggaaagctcaagtcaaaatggagtggaccttttgaagtggtgtgtgaccccgtttggtgctcttgatttgaagaacaaaaatggtgaagtcttcagagttaatggccatcgggtcaagcattatcttgaaaaaattgatgacagccacgtggttgcacttcttcatctcaaatgatgtgAGGGTAACCTGCGTCGTACCGCGACATTAAATTAGGAGCTTCTTGGAAGGCAACCCatatgtttttcttcttgttttctttgatttttttgtagtataggattgatttttgggctaactagttgtgagatattacagggttgtgttgatgcagtgcaggacttaGTGGAAAAAAATGCCAAGTCTCTGAAGTTgttaatgcggccgcactacatttagtgcggGCCGCACTGGTGAGGGTGAAATGTAGACCTATCTGAAGTTtgtcactgcggccgcactacattttgtacggtccgcggtggaccactgcgtCTGCAGTCCATTTTATGTGGCCCGCAGTGTGTTGCCTCCTCAAGCTTGAAAATAGTTGTGCAGTGCGGACCACGGTCCATTTTGTGCAGCCCGCACTGGTTGGTGAGACTGGGCCCTAGGTTTTTTTTATTAATAGGGCCTGAGGCCCTCCTTTTACCTTTTTCGAACCCTAACTCTTAGAACTAATAGAAGCACTGTTCATCATCTTTTCTCCTCGTAACTAACTGCTTGGAATCATTATTCTTCATTTCAGCTCATAGCTAGTACCATTACATCCCTTTACTTGTTCAATTttgttaatttcttttaatttttgtttttcctgCTTCCTTTTCTATGTTTCCCGTATTTTCCTCAATCGATTAGATTATGGTTGTTAATTTCTTGATTAGAGTAGGTTCAtgtagttaaaaacaatgggAAATCACGTAAGGACATGAATCAGGTGTTAATTAATCTTAAAATCAAAAATCCATGGAATCCTTACTTAGTGCCACAACCGGGCACTCGGTGCGGACCACggtcatttctgtgcggtccgcggtgcctttgTACGGTCCACAGTaacattttgtgcagaccgcactgcTAATTGTTCTGATAGCTGAACCTTGGGGACTGCAgccacactacattttgtgcggaccgtagtggCCCCTGTGCGGCTGCACTACCTTTTCTGCAGTCCGCACTGCCttgagtgggtagtctgaaccccacctctgtgcggaccgtgctaccattttgtgcagaccgcagtggcccatgtgcggccgcactaccttttgtgcggtctgcacttccttgatacagagagtgggtagtcttaaccccacctctgtgcggaccgcactaccattttatgcggaccTTAGTGGCCCCTGTGCGGCCGTACtaccttttgtgcggtccgcactgcacaCCTTTTACAACTGTATGTTTCTTTTCTATAATTCTGTTTCTTGACTGCTGCAACTAAAACTAACAAGTTCATTTGGattgtgtttgcagacaatggtgaaataaCGAGGTAAAGGATCTAAACAACCGGGAAGAGGAggatcctcccggggagggaaacaaAAAAtgattaaactcactccccaagccatgcaaaacatcaaaaacatgagGAAGATGATTAAAGCAGCTAAtagagccattgacatgtcggggagtgagtacgagccctcctaGGAGATTTCTTCAGACTCCGTGCTAGAATACATCCTTGACTGGCCGAAGAGGAACAGACTAAGAGACACACCTCCCGcatcccccactgcccaagcGTCAATGAATgtatcttctgggtcgtctgagggctcagcagcaGGTAGTAGGGAATACTCCACCtttcccacaacttcattatccggagagggtaCAGTGGGAGATGAGGAGGAAGTAGGAGGAGAAGAAGTAGTTGGAGAAGGTGGTGAACCTCAGGTTGGCGGGGTAGCTAGAACTAGGAACCCGAGGCATGAAAAGACCGGTTCGTGAGAAAAGTTGCATACCATAAATTCTgggaatggtggccggtgagGTAGTTGATCCCGGAGAGGAGTTTTGTGGATAGGgacttgctacctcacaaccccaatgtgaggaggcagtttagAACAAGAGTAGGCTGGGAACATTTTCTAGATGAGTGTGTGGATACtaatgaacacttggtcaaggaattctgCACCaacgttgcccacatcaaaaaggacTCCAAGGTGACCAAGGTTCGAAACTTGAAAGTGCTGTTTGACAGGAAGACAATAAACGATTACCTTGGattcaatgaggaggatgagaccctatacatggcaaagatggaaatgggcgaggaggtccgtcccTGGCTAGCACAATACCTAGCAATCCCGGGTACCACCCCTGACTGGTTGACTGCGGGCGTCAAGATTCTAAGACGTAGTCTGAATTTAGAGGCAtgggggtgggagacatttgtatgtagcagGTTGGACCCCACGACACATGACAACTCCCTACCTCTTCACTGGGCAGTTTTGGTGGCgtcgatcatggcggggtacccaatAAATGTAGGAAGTGTGATATCAAGAATTATTACAATTGTGGGTGCTGAGCATGACATAAACTACCCGTTCCCTAGATTTCTCACTATGTACTTCCGGGATCTGAAAGTGGAAAAGAGGCCCTTCGACATCAAAGTCAAAGCAAAGGCCCCTTTTTCCTGGTacaacatgcagggggatgataaccccaagagcaagaaTTTCAAGGGTACagttactgctccaactggccagtctgaagagccagttgtggtagtgactCCTGCTGAGCCTGCCTCTACTTCCACTGCTATCCCTCCTGGTCCATCCACCTCAGTGGACCTGGAGATTCCATCCTCCCGTGCACATCCTATTACTGCCCACCGACTGAGCCAAACACTTCTTATTATAAACGACTGGATGCAGACagcgtcatccaagttgtccactctCACTACCATAGTAGAGGCTCAGTCGACACCTCCACCCCCACAGGTTCCCTAGTCGATAGAGGATGCTCTCAAGGAGGTTTTAGataaccagaagaaaatcctcgaCACTCAAATGGTGCTCACAAAGGTAGTTGTTTCTCACAGCTagtctctcaaggagcttgctagggagcacaagaaattgaggaagacgcgggcttccaaggagtccgtgaaggcgCTAAGGGTTGATGTTGACCGGTTGAAGGCAGACCAACTACCTTTGGACTTATTTCTCGATGATCCTATGCTAGCAGCTCATCCCTATCCAGAGCAATCATAGAGGCCTCCAAAGAGAAAGAGGATGATTCCCAGAGCGGACGATGCAGTCATCCAattggcagacccaccggaggCCTCCTCCAATCAGCCATAGGATTCATCTCAGGAGCCTGTCCAGACTCAGACCCAGGTCCTAGTAGCAGTAGAGCAGCAAGCCACaaggaaccagtctgaggttcccgagcatactGCGGACCCAAGGACCACTCATGAGCCCATGCAGACAGACGGGTCATAGGGATTTTCTAtatccttttctctttcattttggtgctttatttggtttagttggcattggggacaatgccggctttcatttgagggggtaggccctactttttaTTCATTcagatgattgtatatatatttgataccTTTTTATACTTTCTTTATCTTTTcatctttgggttgtatataattttaacatttcgttacaTTTATCACACTTTTACTTTACTTTGGgcctgtatataaagttatgctacattgtacatattcattccatctattgtatattcaaatcctctcttgtatatattcattctactttctgcaaattttttgttcttagcttcttatttatgattcgtagcttcttgttttgaaagttttgtaagcctttgattttcttaataccacgattctttccaaaggtggagtgttgtgtgaaccgggtggctcttcccaatgatggatgacgtgataaccttcttaagggtttgcgttcgtttttctttttgattttagtagttagtggttaagggtgcctcaagcaaagcttcacatgggcctagcacatttgcctttgatcttatggtcaaaaataaattgttgtgtttaggatggtgaaagtcgtggccttgagactcttgtgttggccgataatcatcaagtggtttttcgggaccattgtgtgctcaaatcttatctaaggttgttgtgggcccccgactctatgtctttagcgatcccatagctGATGTGGTGAGTAAttacattgcaagtccaagtcccgagccattggtctagaacttgccctgaatgtttgttgaggcaaaatcctaagtgaattttgacttgagatatgatta
This sequence is a window from Nicotiana sylvestris chromosome 3, ASM39365v2, whole genome shotgun sequence. Protein-coding genes within it:
- the LOC138888352 gene encoding uncharacterized protein, giving the protein MVANNANDPLGNVIAGEDVDDVGDDEVTLVPQGQRRGCQANANDNNNIPDPPPPPPRVALRLGQISQSLNTRPKGALPSDTVVNPKGGNNHVMAVTTRSGRGDDVNASKQKQILDDDVELQEDEVPLIVQDVVEENMNNEVRIDIQDVEVETQNDKNDNQFKKFIDMMKSLSINVPLVEAVEKMPSYAKFMKDLVIKKHSIDCKTIKMAHQVSAIVHSMAPKLEDPVFKTLGIGKPRSTSMRLQIADRSMKRPLGIIDDVLFCVDKFILPSNFVMLDYEVPIILGRPFLATGKTLVDVEAGELTFRVGDEKDPLEAVLLNPDVNKDASRVEYANSLHDMGSYSYEPRKLSLDLGNRKTPPTKPSIEERPVLELKPLPTHLRYEFLGSNSTLPAILSSYLTNMQVDAILAVL